The proteins below come from a single Streptomyces spongiicola genomic window:
- a CDS encoding aspartate kinase: MGLVVQKYGGSSVADAEGIKRVAKRIVDAKRNGHQVVVVVSAMGDTTDELIDLAEQVSPIPAGREFDMLLTAGERISMALLAMAIKNLGHEAQSFTGSQAGVITDSVHNKARIIDVTPGRIRTALDEGNIAIVAGFQGVSQDKKDITTLGRGGSDTTAVALAAALDAEVCEIYTDVDGVFTADPRVVKKARKIDWISFEDMLELASSGSKVLLHRCVEYARRYNIPIHVRSSFSGLRGTWVSNEPHAEQGARKVEQAIISGVAHDTSEAKITVVGVPDKPGEAAAIFRAIADSEINLDMVVQNVSAASTGLTDISFTLPKTEGRKAIDALEKTKSAIGFESLRYDDQIAKISLVGAGMKTNPGVTASFFEALSDAGVNIELISTSEIRISVVTRADDVKEAVRAVHTAFGLDSDSAEAVVYGGTGR, translated from the coding sequence GTGGGCCTTGTCGTGCAGAAGTACGGAGGCTCCTCCGTTGCCGATGCCGAGGGCATCAAGCGGGTCGCCAAGCGGATCGTCGATGCCAAGAGGAACGGCCACCAGGTGGTCGTCGTGGTCTCGGCGATGGGTGACACGACGGACGAGTTGATCGATCTCGCCGAGCAGGTATCCCCCATCCCTGCCGGGCGGGAGTTCGACATGCTGCTGACCGCCGGGGAGCGGATCTCCATGGCCCTGCTGGCGATGGCGATCAAGAACCTGGGCCACGAGGCCCAGTCGTTCACCGGCAGCCAGGCAGGCGTGATCACCGACTCGGTCCACAACAAGGCGCGCATCATCGATGTCACGCCGGGCCGGATCCGGACGGCGCTCGACGAGGGCAACATCGCCATCGTCGCGGGCTTCCAGGGCGTGTCCCAGGACAAGAAGGACATCACCACGCTCGGCCGCGGCGGGTCCGACACCACCGCCGTCGCCCTGGCCGCGGCGCTGGACGCCGAGGTCTGCGAGATCTACACGGACGTCGACGGCGTCTTCACCGCCGACCCGCGGGTGGTCAAGAAGGCCCGCAAGATCGACTGGATCTCGTTCGAGGACATGCTGGAACTCGCCAGCTCCGGTTCCAAGGTGCTTCTGCACCGCTGTGTCGAGTACGCACGCCGCTACAACATCCCGATCCACGTCCGCTCGTCCTTCTCGGGGCTGCGCGGCACCTGGGTCAGCAACGAACCGCACGCCGAGCAAGGAGCCCGCAAGGTGGAGCAGGCCATCATCTCCGGAGTCGCCCACGACACCTCCGAGGCGAAGATCACCGTGGTCGGCGTCCCGGACAAGCCGGGCGAGGCGGCCGCGATCTTCCGCGCCATCGCGGACAGCGAGATCAACCTCGACATGGTGGTGCAGAACGTCTCCGCCGCCTCCACGGGCCTCACCGACATCTCCTTCACCCTCCCCAAGACCGAGGGCCGCAAGGCGATCGACGCGCTCGAGAAGACCAAGAGCGCCATCGGCTTCGAGTCGCTGCGCTACGACGACCAGATCGCCAAGATCTCGCTCGTCGGCGCCGGCATGAAGACCAACCCGGGCGTCACCGCCTCCTTCTTCGAGGCGCTGTCCGACGCCGGTGTGAACATCGAGCTGATCTCCACATCGGAGATCCGGATCTCGGTCGTCACCCGCGCCGACGACGTCAAGGAGGCCGTCCGGGCCGTCCACACCGCCTTCGGCCTCGACAGCGACTCCGCCGAGGCCGTCGTCTACGGAGGCACCGGCCGGTGA
- a CDS encoding DUF397 domain-containing protein, with protein MTDSLRWFKSSYSDSGGGACIEVAFDWHKSSYSSDSGGECVEVATCPHAVHIRDSKNPEGPVFTVAPGAWAAFVGHAAGA; from the coding sequence ATGACCGACAGCCTGCGCTGGTTCAAGTCGAGCTACAGCGACAGCGGCGGAGGCGCGTGCATCGAAGTGGCCTTCGACTGGCACAAGTCCTCCTACAGCAGCGACAGCGGCGGAGAGTGCGTCGAGGTCGCCACCTGCCCCCACGCCGTCCACATCCGCGACTCCAAGAACCCCGAGGGCCCGGTCTTCACCGTGGCCCCCGGGGCCTGGGCGGCGTTCGTCGGCCACGCCGCCGGGGCGTAG
- a CDS encoding SLATT domain-containing protein: MSQPEMQPGGAAREEGGAGVPGTGGAPGPGSGPCRDRCRGCRGCRGCRGCRDRCRDLAGRPFPLGDWGEPAERLDELYRWVEADALRTAQWYLDDRVRKRRGARALRAGTVLGVIAGAALPLLDLTRMLPGAAGWGYLSLLLAAACVAGDRYFGLTSGWTRDMAAAQAVHRRLQSLQFDWASESVREVLGPTEGTAGEAAERCLTVLRRFSEDLTELVRTETADWMLEFRAGPAPLLMQSAPVPSRPDSAHPSWGRFPLPHPPTRPNMPRQRPPEAR; this comes from the coding sequence GTGAGCCAGCCGGAGATGCAGCCTGGGGGGGCGGCCCGGGAGGAGGGCGGGGCCGGGGTCCCGGGGACCGGCGGCGCCCCGGGCCCGGGAAGCGGCCCCTGCCGTGACCGCTGCCGTGGCTGCCGTGGCTGCCGTGGCTGCCGTGGCTGCCGTGACCGCTGCCGTGATCTGGCCGGACGGCCGTTCCCGCTCGGTGACTGGGGCGAGCCCGCGGAGCGTCTCGACGAGCTGTACCGCTGGGTGGAGGCCGACGCGCTGCGGACCGCGCAGTGGTATCTGGACGACCGCGTGCGCAAGCGCCGCGGCGCCCGCGCACTGCGTGCCGGGACGGTGCTCGGCGTGATCGCGGGCGCGGCGCTGCCCCTGCTGGATCTGACGCGGATGCTGCCCGGCGCGGCGGGCTGGGGGTATCTGTCACTGCTGCTCGCCGCGGCCTGCGTGGCCGGCGACCGGTACTTCGGCCTGACCTCGGGCTGGACGAGGGACATGGCCGCGGCCCAGGCGGTGCACCGCCGGCTCCAGAGCCTCCAGTTCGACTGGGCGTCGGAGAGCGTCCGCGAGGTGCTCGGGCCCACCGAGGGCACGGCGGGCGAGGCGGCGGAGCGGTGCCTCACCGTGCTGCGCCGCTTCTCGGAGGACCTGACGGAACTGGTCCGCACCGAGACGGCCGACTGGATGCTCGAGTTCCGCGCCGGCCCGGCACCGCTGCTGATGCAGTCGGCACCGGTGCCGTCGCGCCCGGACAGCGCCCATCCGTCGTGGGGCCGCTTCCCCCTGCCGCACCCGCCGACCCGGCCGAACATGCCGAGGCAGCGACCGCCGGAGGCCCGTTAG
- a CDS encoding DUF5063 domain-containing protein: protein MSDATLHSATQDPDDFAVQIADSIESFIVATTEVARGDEPDSAVPFMLLEVSQLLLAGGRLGAHEDIVPEERYETDTGPDLDVDDLRERFARLLDPVDVFSEVFDPYEPRKAPVPFRISDNLADIVTDLRHGLAHYRAGRTTEALWWWQFSYFSNWGPTASATLRALQSLVSHVRLDQPLQELDGLDTDEDVAEDDLAEEAGRVMAEEIAAPLGLRRAPAPR from the coding sequence ATGTCTGACGCAACGCTGCACTCCGCCACGCAGGACCCCGACGACTTCGCGGTCCAGATCGCCGACTCGATCGAGAGCTTCATCGTCGCCACCACCGAGGTGGCGCGGGGGGACGAGCCGGACAGCGCCGTGCCGTTCATGCTGCTGGAGGTCTCCCAGCTGCTGCTCGCGGGCGGCCGGCTGGGCGCCCACGAGGACATCGTCCCCGAGGAGCGCTACGAGACGGACACCGGACCCGACCTGGACGTCGACGACCTGCGCGAGCGGTTCGCCCGGCTCCTCGACCCGGTCGACGTCTTCTCCGAGGTCTTCGACCCCTACGAGCCGCGCAAGGCCCCGGTGCCGTTCCGGATCTCCGACAACCTCGCCGATATCGTCACCGACCTGCGCCACGGTCTGGCCCACTACCGCGCGGGCCGTACGACCGAGGCGCTGTGGTGGTGGCAGTTCTCGTACTTCTCCAACTGGGGCCCTACCGCCTCCGCGACGCTGCGCGCCCTCCAGTCGCTGGTCTCCCATGTGCGCCTCGACCAGCCCCTCCAGGAACTGGACGGGCTGGACACCGACGAGGACGTCGCCGAGGACGACCTCGCCGAGGAGGCGGGGCGCGTGATGGCTGAGGAGATCGCAGCGCCGCTCGGCCTGCGGAGGGCGCCCGCGCCCCGGTGA
- a CDS encoding aspartate aminotransferase family protein: MTPHAEPDPQAGAAVKAADRAHVFHSWSAQGLIDPLAVAGAEGSYFWDYEGNRYLDFTSGLVYTNIGYQHPRVVEAIQEQAGRLTTFAPAFALDVRSEAARLIAERTPGDLDKIFFTNGGAEAVENAVRMARLHTGRAKVLSAYRSYHGATSTAINLTGDPRRWASDTASAGVVHFWAPFPYRSPFYSSTEAEECARALRHLEDTIAFEGPATVAAIVLETIPGTAGIMTPPPGYLAGVREICDRYGIVFVLDEVMAGFGRTGRWFAAEHHDVVPDLLTFAKGVNSGYVPLGGVAISAEIAATFDRRPYPGGLTYSGHPLACAAAVATIRVMEEEKVVEHAAHIGETVLGPGLRALAERHPSVGEVRGLGAFWALDLVRDRETREPLVPYNASGDAAVPMAAFGAACKKNGLWPFVNMNRTHAVPACNITEAEAKEGLAALDAALSVADEYTV, translated from the coding sequence ATGACCCCTCATGCCGAACCCGATCCCCAGGCCGGCGCGGCCGTGAAGGCCGCCGACCGCGCACATGTCTTCCACTCGTGGTCCGCCCAGGGCCTGATCGACCCGCTCGCCGTGGCCGGCGCGGAGGGTTCGTACTTCTGGGACTACGAGGGCAACCGCTACCTCGACTTCACCAGCGGCCTCGTCTACACCAACATCGGCTACCAGCACCCGAGGGTCGTCGAGGCGATCCAGGAGCAGGCGGGGCGACTGACCACGTTCGCGCCGGCGTTCGCCCTCGACGTGCGCTCGGAGGCGGCGCGCCTGATAGCCGAGCGCACCCCCGGCGACCTGGACAAGATCTTCTTCACCAACGGCGGCGCCGAGGCCGTCGAGAACGCGGTGCGCATGGCCCGTCTGCACACGGGCCGGGCGAAGGTGCTCTCGGCGTACCGCTCGTACCACGGCGCCACCTCCACGGCGATCAACCTCACCGGCGACCCGCGCCGCTGGGCGTCCGACACCGCGTCGGCGGGCGTCGTCCACTTCTGGGCGCCGTTCCCGTACCGCTCGCCGTTCTACTCCTCGACGGAGGCGGAGGAGTGCGCGCGGGCGCTGCGGCACCTGGAGGACACGATCGCGTTCGAGGGCCCTGCGACCGTCGCCGCGATCGTCCTGGAGACCATCCCCGGCACCGCGGGCATCATGACCCCACCGCCCGGGTACCTCGCGGGCGTCCGCGAGATCTGCGACCGCTACGGCATCGTGTTCGTCCTCGACGAGGTCATGGCGGGCTTCGGCCGCACGGGCAGATGGTTCGCTGCGGAGCACCACGACGTCGTGCCCGACCTGCTGACCTTCGCCAAGGGCGTCAACTCCGGCTATGTGCCGCTGGGCGGCGTCGCCATCTCCGCCGAGATCGCGGCGACCTTCGACCGGCGCCCCTACCCCGGCGGCCTGACCTACTCCGGCCACCCGCTCGCCTGCGCCGCCGCCGTCGCGACGATCCGGGTGATGGAGGAAGAGAAGGTCGTCGAGCACGCCGCCCACATCGGCGAGACCGTGCTCGGACCGGGGCTGCGCGCGCTGGCCGAGCGGCACCCCTCGGTGGGCGAGGTGCGCGGTCTGGGCGCGTTCTGGGCCCTGGACCTGGTCCGCGACCGTGAGACCCGGGAGCCGCTGGTGCCGTACAACGCCTCGGGCGACGCGGCCGTGCCGATGGCCGCCTTCGGCGCGGCCTGCAAGAAGAACGGCCTGTGGCCCTTCGTCAACATGAACCGCACCCACGCCGTCCCGGCCTGCAACATCACCGAGGCCGAGGCCAAGGAGGGACTGGCGGCCCTGGACGCGGCCCTGTCGGTCGCCGACGAGTACACCGTCTGA
- a CDS encoding helix-turn-helix domain-containing protein, which translates to MARAENKQLAGPTARLVADVARKLRVRKGWTQEQLGKEIGFTGSAVSAMETGTQPASDAMLVQLERVLGDGMDIFEQARTYVRLEKYPAQFKDYALLEQKAVGLHLYATLVVHGLFQTEEYARALIGGGYPPLPEQRVEELVEARLARRALFEREPVALIEVVLEESVLRRTIGGHEVMRGQMRHLAECARRRNVTLQVLPLEAGLGGEHAGDRGGMTLVETPEHDHLVYLEPQDESLLIKEPAKVSTYAQRYARIRAQALGPRESLDLIEQLAGEQR; encoded by the coding sequence ATGGCGCGAGCGGAGAACAAGCAACTGGCGGGTCCGACGGCACGGCTCGTCGCGGACGTGGCCCGCAAGTTGCGGGTGCGGAAAGGCTGGACGCAGGAACAGCTCGGGAAGGAGATCGGCTTCACGGGTTCGGCGGTGAGCGCGATGGAGACGGGCACGCAGCCGGCGAGCGACGCGATGCTGGTGCAACTGGAGCGGGTGCTCGGCGACGGGATGGACATCTTCGAGCAGGCGAGGACGTACGTACGGCTGGAGAAGTACCCGGCGCAGTTCAAGGACTACGCGCTGCTGGAGCAGAAGGCGGTCGGGCTCCATCTGTACGCGACGCTCGTGGTGCACGGGCTGTTCCAGACGGAGGAGTACGCACGGGCCCTGATCGGCGGCGGGTATCCGCCGCTGCCGGAGCAGCGGGTGGAGGAGCTGGTCGAGGCGCGGCTGGCGCGGCGGGCACTCTTCGAGCGGGAGCCGGTGGCGCTGATCGAGGTGGTGCTGGAGGAGTCGGTGTTGCGGCGGACGATCGGCGGCCATGAGGTCATGCGTGGCCAGATGCGGCACCTTGCGGAGTGCGCGCGGCGGCGTAACGTGACGTTGCAGGTGCTGCCGCTGGAGGCGGGGCTGGGCGGTGAACACGCGGGTGATCGAGGCGGGATGACCCTGGTGGAGACCCCGGAGCATGACCACCTGGTCTATCTGGAGCCGCAGGACGAGAGCCTGCTGATCAAGGAGCCCGCGAAGGTGAGTACATACGCCCAGCGGTATGCGAGGATCCGGGCACAGGCCCTGGGCCCACGCGAATCACTGGACCTCATCGAGCAGTTGGCAGGAGAGCAGAGATGA
- a CDS encoding SURF1 family protein yields MYRFLLTPRWWGINLFVALAIPFCVFMGTWQLGRFEDRVDTHRAAEQSTEPGARAAAPLAELLPVDKSTSGRLATAAGRYGEQFTVPGRKLEGRTGSYVLTLLHTDAGRALPVVRGWLPAGATAPPAPDGEVTVTGALQASETQSSDGAHTAGGLPSGQLGMISAASLVNLVPDDVYDAWITLTTAPEGMRPVPAAAPQGSGLDLKAFQNLGYTLEWFAFAGFVLFMWFRFVRREAETAKDQALGLDPV; encoded by the coding sequence GTGTACCGGTTCCTGCTGACTCCCCGCTGGTGGGGGATCAATCTCTTCGTCGCGCTGGCGATCCCCTTCTGCGTCTTCATGGGGACCTGGCAGCTCGGCCGGTTCGAGGACCGCGTCGATACCCACCGGGCCGCCGAGCAGAGCACGGAACCGGGCGCGCGGGCCGCCGCACCGCTCGCCGAGTTGCTGCCGGTGGACAAGAGCACCTCGGGACGGCTCGCCACGGCCGCCGGCCGGTACGGCGAGCAGTTCACCGTGCCGGGGCGGAAGCTGGAGGGCCGGACCGGTTCATACGTCCTGACGCTGCTCCACACCGACGCCGGCAGGGCCCTGCCGGTGGTGCGGGGCTGGCTGCCAGCCGGGGCGACGGCACCGCCTGCTCCGGACGGTGAGGTGACGGTCACCGGGGCGCTCCAGGCCTCGGAGACCCAGAGCAGCGACGGGGCGCACACGGCGGGCGGGCTACCGAGCGGCCAGCTCGGCATGATCAGCGCCGCCTCGCTGGTGAACCTCGTACCGGACGACGTGTACGACGCGTGGATCACGCTCACCACCGCGCCCGAGGGGATGCGCCCGGTGCCCGCAGCAGCGCCGCAGGGCAGCGGGCTCGACCTCAAGGCGTTCCAGAACCTCGGCTACACGCTGGAGTGGTTCGCCTTCGCGGGCTTCGTACTGTTCATGTGGTTCCGCTTCGTACGCCGTGAGGCGGAGACGGCCAAGGACCAGGCGCTTGGGCTCGACCCGGTCTGA
- a CDS encoding GntR family transcriptional regulator — MPANGAVTRNTLRQQIADALRDEVLAGRLRPGQEFTVKQIAEQYGVSTTPVREALVDLAGQGLLDSSQHRGFHVHRFSVEDFRGMVEARSLIVDAVFREGGVPRAQSATGAALVSVRRRAEEAARAARCGELNVLIGYDLRFWRELGALVTNRYIADFLDRLRVQCWVFAVPRLRGEPDLGNCLWSGHEQLVDAITRGDASAARSLISADDDLALRWADRSE; from the coding sequence ATGCCCGCGAACGGAGCGGTCACGCGCAACACCCTGCGGCAGCAGATCGCCGACGCGTTGCGGGACGAGGTGCTGGCCGGACGGCTGCGGCCCGGGCAGGAGTTCACGGTCAAGCAGATCGCCGAGCAGTACGGCGTCTCCACCACCCCCGTCCGCGAGGCCCTCGTGGACCTGGCCGGACAGGGCCTGCTCGACTCCAGCCAGCACCGCGGCTTCCATGTGCACCGCTTCTCCGTCGAGGACTTCCGCGGCATGGTCGAGGCCCGCTCGCTCATCGTCGACGCAGTCTTCCGCGAAGGCGGCGTTCCCCGTGCCCAGTCGGCGACGGGCGCGGCGCTGGTCTCCGTACGCCGGCGCGCGGAGGAGGCCGCACGCGCCGCCCGCTGCGGCGAGCTGAACGTCCTTATCGGCTACGACCTGCGGTTCTGGCGTGAGCTGGGCGCCCTCGTCACCAACCGCTACATCGCCGACTTCCTCGACCGGCTCAGGGTGCAGTGCTGGGTCTTCGCCGTGCCCCGGCTGCGGGGCGAGCCCGACCTCGGGAACTGCCTGTGGAGCGGTCACGAGCAGCTCGTCGACGCGATCACGCGGGGCGACGCCTCGGCGGCACGGTCGCTGATCTCGGCGGACGACGACCTCGCGCTGCGCTGGGCGGACCGGTCGGAGTGA
- a CDS encoding YbaB/EbfC family nucleoid-associated protein, whose product MIPGGGQPNMQQLLQQAQKMQQDLARAQEELAATEVDGQAGGGLVKATVTGSGDLRGLVIDPRAVDPDDTETLADLVVAAVQAANENAQQLQQQKLGPLAQGLGGGGIPGLPF is encoded by the coding sequence GTGATTCCCGGTGGTGGCCAGCCCAATATGCAGCAGTTGCTTCAGCAGGCCCAGAAGATGCAGCAGGACCTCGCCCGTGCGCAGGAGGAACTGGCGGCGACCGAGGTCGACGGCCAGGCGGGCGGCGGTCTCGTGAAGGCGACCGTCACCGGCTCCGGCGATCTGCGCGGCCTCGTCATCGACCCCAGGGCGGTCGACCCGGACGACACCGAGACCCTCGCCGACCTCGTCGTCGCCGCCGTCCAGGCCGCCAACGAGAACGCGCAGCAGTTGCAGCAGCAGAAGCTCGGCCCGCTCGCCCAGGGACTCGGCGGCGGCGGGATCCCCGGGCTCCCCTTCTGA
- a CDS encoding SigE family RNA polymerase sigma factor, with protein sequence MPVIAPMPAAHPAPIPSQRESAEEAVAAGTTVDHLTETYRAHYRSLLGLAALLLDDTASCEDVVQEAFIRVHSARRRVRDKEKTLAYLRQTVVNLSRSALRRRILGLKLLSKPMPDMASAEEGAYDQLERDALIKAMKGLQRRQREVLVLRYFADMTEAQVAATLGISLGSVKAYGSRGIAALRVAMGATA encoded by the coding sequence ATGCCGGTGATCGCTCCCATGCCGGCCGCTCACCCCGCCCCCATACCGTCGCAGCGCGAGAGTGCCGAGGAGGCGGTTGCGGCGGGCACCACCGTCGACCACCTCACCGAGACCTACCGCGCGCACTACCGCTCGCTGCTCGGCCTCGCCGCCCTGCTGCTGGACGACACCGCGTCCTGTGAGGACGTCGTCCAGGAGGCGTTCATCCGCGTCCACTCGGCCCGCCGCCGCGTCCGGGACAAGGAGAAGACCCTCGCCTATCTGCGGCAGACGGTCGTCAACCTGTCGCGGTCCGCGCTTCGCCGGCGGATCCTCGGGCTGAAGCTGCTGTCGAAGCCGATGCCGGACATGGCGAGCGCGGAGGAGGGCGCGTACGACCAGCTGGAGCGGGACGCCCTCATCAAGGCGATGAAGGGTCTCCAGCGCCGCCAGCGCGAGGTACTGGTGCTCCGCTACTTCGCCGATATGACGGAGGCTCAGGTCGCCGCGACCCTGGGCATATCGCTGGGCTCGGTGAAGGCGTACGGCTCACGCGGCATCGCGGCCCTGCGCGTCGCCATGGGGGCCACGGCATGA
- the recR gene encoding recombination mediator RecR translates to MYEGVVQDLIDELGRLPGVGPKSAQRIAFHVLQAEPADVRRLAHALLEVKDKVRFCAVCGNVAQQEHCAICRDARRDPAILCVVEEPKDVVAIERTREFRGRYHVLGGAISPIEGVGPDDLRIRELLARLADGAVSELILATDPNLEGEATATYLARMVKPMGLKVTRLASGLPVGGDLEYADEVTLGRAFEGRRLLDV, encoded by the coding sequence TTGTACGAAGGCGTGGTTCAGGACCTCATCGACGAACTGGGCAGGCTGCCCGGCGTCGGTCCCAAGAGCGCGCAGCGGATCGCCTTCCACGTCCTCCAGGCAGAGCCGGCCGACGTCCGGCGCCTCGCCCACGCGCTGCTCGAGGTGAAGGACAAGGTCCGCTTCTGCGCGGTGTGCGGGAACGTCGCGCAGCAGGAGCACTGCGCCATCTGCCGGGACGCGCGCCGCGACCCCGCGATCCTCTGCGTGGTCGAGGAACCCAAGGACGTGGTCGCGATCGAGCGGACCAGGGAGTTCCGCGGCCGCTACCACGTGCTGGGCGGCGCGATCAGCCCGATCGAGGGCGTCGGCCCGGACGACCTGCGTATCCGCGAGCTTCTCGCGAGGCTCGCGGACGGCGCGGTCAGCGAGCTGATCCTGGCCACCGACCCCAACCTCGAGGGCGAGGCGACCGCCACGTACCTGGCGCGCATGGTCAAGCCCATGGGGCTGAAGGTGACGCGTCTCGCCAGCGGGCTTCCCGTTGGCGGCGATCTGGAATACGCCGACGAGGTCACGCTCGGGCGTGCCTTCGAGGGGAGACGACTTCTCGATGTCTGA
- a CDS encoding aspartate-semialdehyde dehydrogenase — MSRKPTLAVVGATGAVGAVMLQILSQRADVWGEIRLVASPRSAGRKLAVRGEETEVAALSEEALTGVDVALFLVPAPVAAEWAPIAVSKGAVVVDNSAAFRLDPGVPLVVPEINPHAVRRRPRGIVASPGCTTLAMIVTVGALHAEFCVDELVVCALQAVSGAGQCGVDALRTQLALVAGTELGTGPGDVRRAVGDGLGPFPAPTALNVVPWSGALAEDGWSTEEFAIRAEIRKLLDLPELRVSATCVRVPVLTTHSVSVHARFEHEVTVDRAHDILATSPGVVLFDDPEAGEFPTPADVVGTDPTWVGRVRRAMDDPRALDLFVCGDNLRKGAALNTAQLAEAIAREF, encoded by the coding sequence ATGAGCCGCAAGCCGACACTCGCGGTCGTGGGCGCGACCGGAGCCGTCGGCGCGGTGATGCTCCAGATCCTGTCCCAGCGCGCGGACGTCTGGGGCGAGATACGCCTGGTCGCCTCACCGCGCTCGGCCGGCCGAAAACTGGCCGTCCGCGGCGAGGAGACCGAGGTCGCCGCCCTCTCCGAGGAGGCCCTGACGGGGGTTGACGTCGCGCTGTTCCTGGTGCCGGCCCCGGTCGCGGCCGAGTGGGCGCCGATCGCCGTCTCCAAGGGCGCGGTGGTCGTGGACAACTCGGCCGCCTTCCGGCTGGATCCCGGCGTCCCACTCGTCGTCCCCGAGATCAATCCGCATGCCGTGCGGCGCCGGCCGCGCGGCATCGTCGCGAGCCCGGGCTGCACCACCCTGGCGATGATCGTCACGGTGGGCGCGCTGCACGCCGAGTTCTGCGTGGACGAACTCGTCGTCTGCGCTCTCCAGGCGGTCAGCGGCGCCGGGCAGTGCGGTGTCGATGCGCTCCGCACCCAGCTCGCGCTGGTCGCGGGCACCGAACTGGGCACCGGGCCGGGCGATGTGCGCCGGGCGGTCGGCGACGGACTCGGACCGTTCCCCGCACCCACGGCGCTGAACGTGGTCCCCTGGTCCGGGGCGCTCGCGGAAGACGGCTGGTCCACCGAGGAGTTCGCGATCCGGGCCGAAATCCGCAAGCTCCTCGACCTGCCCGAACTCCGGGTCTCCGCGACCTGTGTCCGGGTGCCCGTCCTCACCACCCACTCGGTCTCGGTGCACGCGCGCTTCGAGCACGAGGTCACCGTCGACCGAGCCCACGACATCCTCGCCACGTCTCCTGGCGTGGTGCTCTTCGACGACCCCGAAGCCGGTGAGTTCCCCACCCCCGCCGACGTGGTGGGCACCGATCCGACGTGGGTCGGCCGCGTCCGGCGGGCCATGGACGACCCGAGAGCCCTGGATCTCTTCGTGTGCGGGGACAACCTCCGCAAGGGCGCGGCCCTGAACACCGCTCAGCTCGCCGAGGCGATCGCCCGGGAATTCTGA
- a CDS encoding DUF397 domain-containing protein, with the protein MSSTLRWIKSSYSDSSGGECIEVAFDWHKSSYSSSSGGECVEVATCPHAVHIRDSKNPEGPVFTVAPGAWAAFVGHQLAGEQR; encoded by the coding sequence ATGAGCAGCACCCTGCGCTGGATCAAGTCGAGCTACAGCGACAGCAGCGGCGGCGAGTGCATCGAAGTGGCCTTCGACTGGCACAAGTCCTCCTACAGCAGCTCCAGCGGCGGAGAGTGCGTCGAGGTCGCCACCTGCCCCCACGCCGTCCACATCCGCGACTCCAAGAACCCCGAGGGCCCGGTCTTCACCGTGGCCCCCGGGGCCTGGGCGGCGTTCGTCGGCCACCAGTTGGCAGGGGAGCAGAGATGA